In Aspergillus nidulans FGSC A4 chromosome II, a single window of DNA contains:
- a CDS encoding complex I NDUFA9 subunit family protein (transcript_id=CADANIAT00005007), with protein MQKSRAINPVLGSRAFVPNPRIQFQAQRRFLQDITITRTGKPLLKIQGGRHSLGGHTATVFGATGFLGRYIVNKLATQGCTVVVPYREEMAKRHLKVTGDLGRVVFIEYDLRNTQSIEESVRHSDVVYNLVGRDYPTKNFSYTDVHVDGTERIAEAVAKYDVDRFIHVSSYNANKNSPSEFFSTKGWGEEVARSIFPETTIVRPAPLFGFEDRLLHKLASATNLFTANHLQQRSWPVHAIDVGTALERMLHDDTTAGQTFELYGPTNYSLAEIAPLVDREIVKRRRHINVPKRILKPAAYLLNKYLWWPTISADEVEREFIDQEIDPTAKTFKDLGIEPAELSELTFHYLKGYRSSSYYDLPPATERERAEEKKYVHVLDDQ; from the exons ATGCAGAAGTCCAGAGCCATCAATCCCGTGCTGGGGTCTAGGGCGTTCGTCCCCAACCCCCGTATCCAGTTTCAGGCTCAACGCCGATTCCTCCAAGATATCACAATCACTCGAACTGGAAAGCCGCTCTTGAAGATCCAGGGTGGACG ACACTCTCTCGGAG GACACACTGCGACCGTTTTCGGTGCTACCGGCTTCCTGGGTCGTTACATTGTCAACAAGCTTG CTACGCAGGGATGCACTGTGGTCGTCCCCTACCGTGAGGAGATGGCCAAGCGTCACCTCAAGGTTACCGGTGATCTTGGACGAGTCGTTTTTATT GAATACGATCTGCGCAACACTCAGTCGATCGAGGAGAGTGTTCGTCACTCCGACGTCGTCTACAATCTTGTCGGGCGCGATTACCCTACCAA GAACTTCTCATACACCGACGTGCATGTCGACGGCACAGAGCGCATCGCGGAGGCAGTGGCTAAGTACGACGTTGACCGCTTCATCCACGTTTCCTCCTACAATGCCAACAAAAACTCTCCCTCCGAATTTTTCTCCACCAAG GGATGGGGTGAGGAAGTCGCGCGCTCGATCTTCCCAGAGACCACCATTGTCCGACCAGCTCCGTTGTTCGGATTCGAGGATCGTCTTCTCCACAAGCTCGCGAGCGCGACCAACCTGTTCACAGCCAACCACCTCCAGCAACGCTCCTGGCCTGTACAC GCCATTGATGTCGGTACCGCTCTTGAGCGCATGCTTCACGACGACACCACCGCTGGCCAGACCTTCGAGCTGTACGGCCCGACCAACTACTCGCTTGCCGAAATTGCTCCTCTTGTTGACCGCGAAATCGTCAAGCGCCGCCGCCACATCAACGTCCCCAAGCGTATCCTGAAGCCTGCGGCCTATCTCCTCAACAAGTACCTGTGGTGGCCCACCATCAGTGCCGATGAGGTTGAGCGGGAATTTATTGATCAAGAGATCGACCCGACAGCGAAGACGTTCAAGGATCTCGGAATCGAGCCTGCTGAACTGTCTGAACTCACCTTCCACTACTTG AAAGGCTACCGAAGCTCCTCGTACTACGACCTGCCTCCGGCTACAGAGCGGGAGCGggcagaggagaagaagtacgtGCACGTTCTCGACGACCAGTAG
- a CDS encoding kinesin family protein (transcript_id=CADANIAT00005003) translates to MSVRVVARVRPLLKSERDVDIILHTGSKHTLPNKAERESSQATSKLAALRDRDTIVRIPNPKNENEEYSFQFNAVYDAKVTQQELFEAEVSPTVKHLFNGFDVTIFAYGVTGTGKTHTMRGGKSLADRGVIPRLLSSIYRRSRKLEKDSDGQTSVSVSLSYYEIYNDKVFDLFEPPEKRTLAGLPLRDNSGKTVVVGLTERPCHTLKEFETLYDQANINRSTSATKVCFLMVMTARSHKADKTQLNAHSSRSHAILCVKVAVTTGDKTRISTASAIDLAGSEDNRRTDNDKERMVESASINKSLFVLAQCVEAITKKHQRIPYRESKMTRILSLGQNNGLTVMILNLAPVRSYHLDTISSLNFANRTKKIELREVENEPIFKGPPRPAARPSVTSQRQPLRPLTASVNVNLAANKDAAKPVDKPAKAFSVYADKPHSRTSSQFKKPEIPSRPSISSELPGSRSTKASRIAQPPKAPPKYQQEDISAKIEELVEKKVEEILAVRAVSEKSRQTQVRELNEQVQRRLELLEQRIEGSEDSRAEGLSYLLMAKQHQGRGEDISALRMYQLALPFFPQNEKLAKKISNLKQRIQNKSHQSIETTSTPAPAIKKEMGSILSLPSSGKQGTKRPAAEDADADYEDHDSYTSDSEEEFDLTVSSHIKRKKRAKTAKQTNPELGLATVDDDDLTVPSPRTIHLLSIINSRDVSQIKLLKESCRRLR, encoded by the exons ATGAGCGTACGGGTTGTTGCACGGGTCAGGCCGTTGTTAAAGTCGGAAAGAGATGTTGACATTATCCTTCATACGGGATCCAAGCATACTCTGCCTAATaaggcggagagggagagCTCTCAAGCGACGTCAAAACTAGCTGCGCTAAGAGACCGAGACACAATCGTACGAATCCCGAACCCGAAAAACGAGAACGAGGAGTACTCGTTCCAGTTCAACGCAGTCTACGATGCAAAAGTGACTCAGCAGGAGCTTTTTGAGGCGGAGG TTTCCCCGACCGTCAAGCACCTGTTCAACGGCTTCGATGTCACAATATTTGCGTATGGAGTTACGGGAACGGGGAAAACGCACACAATGCGAGGCGGTAAAAGCCTTGCTGACAGAGGTGTAATTCCACGTCTCTTGAGTAGCATATACCGGCGGAGccgcaagctggagaaggataGCGATGGACAAACGTCAGTGAGCGTCTCCTTGAGTTATTACGAAATCTACAACGATAAGGTCTTCGACTTGTTTGAGCCGCCGGAAAAGAGAACATTGGCGGGGTTGCCACTCAGGGACAACAGCGGAAAGACCGTAGTCGTGGGCTTGACAGAGAGGCCGTGCCATACCCTGAAGGAATTTGAGACCCTGTATGACCAGGCGAATATCAACCGATCCACATCCGCTACCAAGGTTTGTTTCTTGATGGTCATGACGGCAAGATCACACAAAGCTGACAAGACACAGCTAAACGCTCACTCATCACGGTCTCATGCTATTCTGTGCGTTAAGGTTGCGGTCACTACAGGTGACAAAACACGTATCAGCACTGCGTCGGCCATTGATCTTGCAGGTTCTGAGGACAACCGTCGAACAGATAATGACAAGGAACGCATGGTGGAATCAGCCAGCATCAACAAAAGCCTCTTTGTCCTGGCCCAATGTGTAGAGGCAATTACTAAAAAGCATCAACGTATACCGTACCGGGAATCCAAGATGACCAGGATACTATCATTGGGTCAGAACAATGGGCTGACCGTAATGATCTTAAACTTGGCTCCTGTCAGGTCCTACCACCTTGACACAATCAGCTCACTTAACTTCGCCAACCGCACCAAGAAGATTGAACTACGTGAAGTGGAAAATGAGCCAATTTTCAAGGGGCCCCCAAGACCTGCCGCCCGGCCCTCAGTCACATCCCAACGGCAACCTCTTCGCCCATTGACAGCATCTGTTAATGTCAACCTAGCTGCCAATAAAGATGCTGCGAAACCCGTCGACAAACCAGCAAAAGCATTCAGCGTTTATGCAGATAAGCCACACTCAAGGACATCATCTCAGTTCAAGAAGCCCGAAATACCCAGTCGACCTTCAATAAGCTCAGAGCTACCCGGATCACGCTCCACGAAGGCCAGTCGAATTGCACAACCGCCCAAAGCTCCCCCAAAATACCAGCAGGAGGATATCTCCGCTAAGATAGAGGAACTAGTAGAGAAAAAGGTGGAAGAGATATTGGCTGTGCGCGCGGTCAGCGAGAAGTCGAGGCAAACACAGGTCCGCGAACTGAATGAACAGGTCCAACGGCGCCTGGAACTTCTAGAGCAGCGAATCGAGGGCTCCGAAGATAGCAGAGCCGAGGGACTATCctatcttctcatggcaaAACAGCATCAAGGTCGTGGCGAAGATATCTCAGCGTTGAGAATGTACCAGCTGGCTCTCCCATTTTTCCCGCAAAACGAGAAGCTCGCCAAAAAGATCAGCAATCTGAAACAGCGGATCCAAAATAAATCTCACCAGAGCATTGAAACGACTAGCaccccagcgccagcgatcAAGAAGGAAATGGGCAGTATACTCTCCCTACCGTCGTCCGGAAAACAAGGCACCAAACGACCCGCCGCAGAAGATGCTGACGCAGATTACGAAGACCACGACTCTTACACCTCGGATTCAGAAGAAGAATTTGACTTAACAGTATCCTCCCATATCAAGCGCAAGAAGCGCGCAAAGACGGCCAAGCAGACCAACCCCGAACTAGGTCTGGCGACCGTTGACGACGACGACCTCACCGTCCCCTCTCCTCGAACAATTCACCTTCTTTCCATCATCAACTCGCGAGATGTCAGCCAGATAAAGCTTCTCAAAG AATCTTGCAGAAGGctgcgatga
- a CDS encoding COPII subunit SEC24 (transcript_id=CADANIAT00005004), with protein sequence MASPQGGYPPQEGYGQQPVAYGAPVQQPGEAPAPQVHTGGRKKRAYAGEAFEIGSGANAALGGQPPAGGAYGAYPPQQPAYGADPSQMAQGYAPPVAPGVAQMTQQFGAMGVTDPHLMPPQQAPQAPQAPQAPRAVPLNQLYPTDLLTQPFNVAELDYPPPPIVLAPGTSVYPSPYANCPPKYVRSTLNAVPTTHSLLKKSKLPFALVIQPYAALHDAEDQVPVIPDQVISRCRRCRSYINPFVTFLDHGHRWRCNMCNLTNDVPQAFDWDATLQKPADRALRPDLNHAVVEFVAPQEYMVRPPQPLVYLFLIDVSYASVTNGLLATSARCIKESLDRIPNADRRTRLGFIAVDSSLHYFSIPRDGSETSDPRMLVVSDLDEPFLPIPGDLLVTLSECRENIEVFLDKLQEMFQNTQNNSCAMGSALRAGYKLISPVGGKMTVLTSSLPNVGHGALTMREDKKVLGTSKESSLLQTANSFYKSFAVECSKAQVSVDMFLFSSQYQDVASLSNLPRYTGGQTYFYPGWNAARSEDAIKFAREFSDYLSSEIGLEAVLRVRATTGLRMSTFYGNFFNRSSDLCAFPAFPRDQAYVVEVAIDETVTKPVVCLQTAVLHTTCNGERRIRVLTLALPTTQNLADVYASADQQAIATFFSHKAVERTLGSGLEQAREALQAKAVELLSTYRKELAGGSVGGGGLQFPANLRGLPVLFLALIKNLGLRKSAQIPTDMRSAALCLLSTLPLPLLIQYIYPKMYSLHDMPDNAGLPDEQTGEIVLPPPINLSSERIVPYGLYLIDDGQTQFLWVGRDAVPQLLLDVFGLPDRSQLRVGKQNLPELDNDFNGRVRAVVEKSRDHRSKGVGSIVVPHLYVVKEDGEPGLRLWAQTMLVEDRADQGVSLVQWMGSLREKV encoded by the exons ATGGCATCTCCACAAGGGGGCTACCCTCCCCAGGAAGGGTACGGACAGCAGCCCGTGGCCTATGGAGCCCCTGTTCAGCAGCCCGGGGAAGCTCCTGCTCCACAAGTCCACACCggagggagaaagaagagagcataTGCTGGAGAGGCCTTCGAGATCGGTTCTGGTGCTAATGCTGCTCTCGGCGGGCAGCCACCAGCCGGCGGTGCCTATGGCGCATACCCccctcaacagcctgccTACGGAGCCGATCCGTCGCAGATGGCCCAAGGATATGCTCCGCCAGTTGCTCCGGGAGTCGCACAGATGACCCAGCAGTTTGGTGCTATGGGTGTAACGGATCCTCATCTTATGCCGCCCCAGCAAGCGCCCCAGGCTCCCCAGGCTCCCCAGGCTCCGCGGGCAGTCCCTCTCAACCAGCTCTACCCAACCGACTTGCTCACCCAGCCATTCAATGTTGCTGAGCTCGATTACCCGCCTCCTCCCATCGTTTTGGCCCCTGGG ACGAGCGTTTACCCCTCTCCTTATGCGAACTGCCCTCCCAAATACGTGCGCTCCACACTAAATGCCGTCCCGACAACACACtcgctgctgaagaagtcaaagctTCCGTTTGCTCTCGTGATTCAACCTTATGCTGCCCTTCATGACGCGGAAGACCAGGTTCCTGTCATTCCAGACCAAGTCATCTCTCGTTGCCGTCGCTGCCGATCCTATATCAACCCCTTCGTGACGTTCCTTGACCATGGACACCGCTGGCGTTGTAATATGTGCAACTTGACGAACGATGTACCGCAGGCATTTGATTGGGACGCAACTCTCCAAAAGCCAGCAGACAGGGCTCTGAGGCCCGACCTCAACCATGCAGTGGTAGAATTTGTCGCCCCTCAGGAATACATGGTTCGCCCTCCGCAGCCGCTTGTTTACCTCTTCCTGATCGATGTGAGCTATGCATCGGTCACTAATGGGCTTCTGGCAACGAGTGCTCGGTGCATCAAGGAAAGCTTGGACCGGATTCCCAATGCAGACCGTCGGACAAGGCTCGGTTTCATTGCTGTTGACTCCAGCCTTCATTATTTCAGCATCCCCAGGGATGGCTCGGAGACTTCCGATCCACGGATGTTGGTCGTCAGTGATTTAGATGAGCCTTTCCTTCCAATTCCTGGTGACCTGCTGGTAACTCTTAGCGAGTGCCGTGAGAATATCGAGGTCTTTCTCGACAAGCTGCAGGAGATGTTCCAAAACACGCAGAACAACAGTTGCGCGATGGGGTCAGCCCTCCGTGCTGGGTACAAACTTATTTCGCCCGTTGGAGGCAAGATGACCGTTCTCACCTCGTCTTTGCCTAATGTTGGCCATGGCGCTTTGACTATGCGGGAAGATAAGAAAGTTCTGGGAACAAGCAAGGAGAGCAGCCTACTTCAAACCGCGAACAGCTTCTATAAGAGTTTCGCAGTCGAGTGCTCCAAGGCACAAGTGTCTGTGGATATGTTCCTGTTCTCATCTCAGTACCAAGACGTTGCGTCACTTAGCAACCTTCCCAGGTACACAGGTGGTCAGACATACTTCTACCCTGGATGGAATGCCGCCCGCAGTGAAGACGCAATCAAGTTTGCGCGCGAATTCTCTGACTACTTATCCTCCGAAATTGGCCTCGAGGCTGTGCTCCGAGTCCGTGCTACCACTGGTCTCCGAATGAGCACCTTCTACGGTAACTTCTTCAACCGTAGCTCTGATCTTTGTGCTTTCCCAGCCTTTCCCCGTGACCAGGCGTACGTTGTTGAAGTTGCAATCGATGAGACTGTCACAAAGCCTGTTGTCTGCCTTCAGACGGCGGTGCTCCACACGACCTGCAACGGCGAGCGTAGGATCCGAGTCTTGACTCTGGCGCTGCCAACCACACAAAACCTAGCGGACGTGTATGCGTCGGCAGATCAGCAAGCCATTGCTaccttcttcagccacaAAGCCGTTGAACGGACACTCGGAAGCGGGCTGGAGCAAGCTCGAGAAGCCCTGCAGGCGAAGGCTGTGGAACTGCTCTCAACCTATCGAAAGGAACTTGCAGGTGGAAGCGTCGGTGGCGGCGGTCTTCAGTTCCCTGCTAACCTTAGAGGCCTCCCTGTTCTTTTCCTCGCATTGATCAAGAAT CTCGGCCTTCGCAAGTCGGCGCAAATACCGACGGATATGAGATCCGCAGCTCTCTGCTTACTATCAactcttcccctccctcttctcatcCAATACATTTATCCGAAGATGTACTCTCTTCATGACATGCCCGATAACGCCGGTTTGCCTGATGAACAGACTGGCGAAATCGTCCTACCGCCCCCCATCAACCTGTCATCTGAGCGGATAGTCCCTTACGGCCTTTATCTCATCGATGACGGTCAGACTCAGTTCCTGTGGGTTGGTCGCGACGCTGTGCCACAGCTTCTACTCGACGTCTTTGGCCTACCAGATAGGTCGCAACTCCGGGTTGGCAAGCAGAATCTCCCTGAGCTGGACAATGACTTCAATGGACGGGTCCGAGCCGTGGTGGAGAAGAGCCGGGATCATCGATCAAAGGGGGTTGGCAGCATTGTGGTGCCACACTTGTATGTGGTcaaggaggatggagagcCTGGTCTTCGTTTGTGGGCGCAGACGATGCTGGTGGAGGACAGAGCTGACCAGGGTGTCAGCCTGGTGCAATGGATGGGCTCACTGCGGGAGAAGGTTTGA
- the mpkB gene encoding mitogen-activated serine/threonine-protein kinase mpkB (transcript_id=CADANIAT00005005) has translation MVQQMPPQGGSRKISFNVSDQYEIQDVIGEGAYGVVCSAIHKPSGQKVAIKKITPFDHSMFCLRTLREMKLLRYFNHENIISILDIQRPRNYESFNEVYLIQELMETDMHRVIRTQDLSDDHCQYFIYQTLRALKAMHSANVLHRDLKPSNLLLNANCDLKVCDFGLARSAASTDDNSGFMTEYVATRWYRAPEIMLTFKEYTKAIDVWSVGCILAEMLSGKPLFPGKDYHHQLTLILDVLGTPTMEDYYGIKSRRAREYIRSLPFKKKIPFKALFPKSNDLALDLLEKLLAFNPTKRITVEEALRHPYLEPYHDPDDEPTAPPIPEGFFDFDKNKDALSKEQLKILIYEEIMR, from the exons ATGGTGCAGCAGATGCCGCCTCAGGGAGGCTCAAGGAAGATTTCCTTTAACGTCTCAGATCAATATGAGATTCAAGACGTCATTGGTGAAGGCGCCTATGGTGTTGTTTG CTCTGCTATCCACAAGCCCTCTGGCCAGAAGGTAGCCATCAAGAAGATCACCCCCTTTGACCATTCGATGTTTTGCCTGCGAACCCTACGAgagatgaagctgctccgCTACTTCAACCATGAGAATATCATCTCCATTTTGGACATCCAGAGGCCGCGAAACTATGAGAGTTTCAACGAAGTCTACCTCATTCAG GAATTGATGGAAACAGATATGCACCGCGTTATCCGCACGCAAGACCTGTCAGATGACCACTGCCAGTACTTTATTTACCAAACTTTGCGTGCGCTGAAGGCCATGCACTCCGCTAACGTCCTCCACCGTGATCTCAAACCATCGAACCTTCTCCTCAATGCAAATTGTGACCTGAAGGTCTGCGACTTTGGTCTAGCTCGATCTGCGGCTTCGACTGACGATAATTCTGGTTTCATGACGGAATACGTGGCGACGCGCTGGTACCGTGCACCTGAAATCATGTTGACGTTCAAGGAATACACAAAGGCAATTGATGTGTGGAGTGTGGGCTGCATTCTTGCAGAGATGCTGAGCGGGAAGCCCTTGTTCCCTGGAAAGGACT ATCACCATCAATTGACTCTAATTCTGGATGTTCTTGGAACACCTACCATGGAAGACTACTACGGAATCAAGTCCCGACGGGCTCGGGAGTACATCCGTTCTCTCCcattcaagaagaagattcCGTTCAAGGCACTGTTCCCTAAGAGCAACGACCTAGCTCTGGATCTGCTAGAGAAGCTTTTGGCCTTCAACCCGACGAAGCGAATCACCGTGGAGGAGGCTCTGCGTCACCCGTACCTGGAACCATATCATGATCCAGATGACGAGCCAACAGCGCCCCCAATCCCGGAAGGCTTCTTTGACTTCGACAAGAATAAGGATGCTCTCAGCAAAGAGCAGTTGAAAA TTCTGATTTACGAGGAGATCATGCGGTAG
- a CDS encoding class I SAM-dependent methyltransferase (transcript_id=CADANIAT00005008), which produces MTDFAEKNRQVFNKQAAAYKSDFEGAVEALVSVVHDQRTWVSDTWVDTEAGKGKEIRALEYACGPGHISLVKLHEIPGVTIKANLSQALAPFVSSVVGMDISENMLEEFKKHVHEAGRSDTMVAVKADLVSESSPTEISGPEYFDFDLVVVSMALHHFENPEKAMNRLSERLKKGGVMMIIDLIPNDHHDHEHDHALQQMGEVVETISKHGFSLDEMRTMYENAGVCKGFKYQVLEKRLPFTKNGKSFEKTIFIARGQK; this is translated from the exons ATGACTGACTTCGCAGAGAAAAACCGCCAGGTGTTCAA CAAACAAGCCGCTGCCTACAAGTCTGACTTCGAAGGAGCGGTGGAAGCGTTGGTCAGCGTCGTCCACGACCAACGCACCTGGGTTAGCGATACTTGGGTGGACACCGAGGCaggaaaaggcaaagaaatcAGGGCACTGGAGTATGCTTGCGGCCCCGGCCATATATCTTTGGTAAAATTGCACGAAATCCCAGGCGTCACGATCAAAGCTAACCTATCTCAGGCATTAGCGCCGTTTGTCAGTAGCGTTGTCGGCATGGATATCTCAGAGAACATgcttgaagagttcaagAAGCATGTCCACGAAGCAGGCCGCTCCGACACTATGGTCGCAGTCAAGGCCGACCTTGTTTCAGAGTCCTCGCCGACTGAAATTTCGGGCCCCGAGTACTTTGATTTCGACTTGGTGGTTGTCAGTATGGCGCTCCATCACTTCGAAAACCCGGAGAAAGCCATGAATCGTCTCTCTGAAAGGCTAAAGAAAGGCGGAGTGATGATGATCATAGATTTGATTCCTAATGACCACCATGATCATGAGCATGATCACGCCTTACAACAAATGGGCGAGGTTGTCGAGACGATATCTAAGCATGGTTTCAGCCTGGACGAGATGCGGACCATGTACGAAAATGCCGGGGTATGCAAAGGATTCAAGTATCAAGTTCTTGAGAAGCGCTTGCCGTTCACTAAAAACGGCAAATCCTTTGAGAAGACGATTTTCATTGCTCGAGGGCAGAAGTGA
- a CDS encoding proteasome regulatory particle lid subunit RPN9 (transcript_id=CADANIAT00005009) has product MENQKISDFLADQLQQAPEQCQASFLSFEEYWERKLWHQLTNALIDFFRLPESAPQRLPLFKTFVLSFADKINQLNFVSLGLMASTECADDQERLSFLTSLADKVNKPDSQDAYIYALAEVANVKQRLHNLDGAQKDLETCQKVLDSFDAVENVVHASFYKVNADYYHAKQEFASFYKNALLYLACIDLEDLSESERVSRAYNLSVAALVSDSIYNFGELLLHPILDSLTETPHSWLRDLLFAFNRGDLTAYDVLAGNISKNQLLQAHRFFLYQKISLSALTEMVFRRPPHDRNLTFASISAETKVKPEEIEHLVMKALSLGLLKGAIDQVGQIAQINWVQPKVLDMKQIEGMRNRLKDWDAGVNQLGHWIEGVGKDVWAA; this is encoded by the exons ATGGAGAATCAGAAAATATCCGATTTTCTTGCCGACCAGCTACAACAAGCTCCCGAACAGTGCCAGGCGTCATTCTTGAGCTTCGAAGAGTACTGGGAGCGAAAATTATGGCACCAGCTGACCAATGCCTTGATCGACTTCTTCCGACTACCAGAGAGCGCGCCCCAACGGTTACCGTTATTCAAGACCTTTGTCCTAAGCTTCGCAGACAAGATCAACCAGTTGAACTTTGTCTCGTTGGGGTTGATGGCATCTACAGAATGCGCGG ATGACCAAGAACGGCTTTCCTTCCTCACATCACTCGCCGACAAAGTGAACAAGCCAGACTCACAAGACGCTTACATCTACGCCCTTGCGGAGGTTGCCAATGTCAAACAACGGCTTCATAACCTGGACGGAGCGCAGAAGGATCTAGAGACATGCCAGAAAGTGTTGGACTCATTTGACGCGGTTGAGAACGTCGTACATGCTTCATTTTACAAGGTCAACGCCGACTATTATCAC GCCAAACAAGAATTCGCCTCCTTCTACAAAAACGCCCTCCTCTACCTCGCTTGCATCGACCTAGAGGACCTCTCGGAGTCCGAGCGTGTATCGCGTGCCTACAACCTCAGTGTTGCTGCCCTCGTCTCAGACTCAATCTACAACTTCGGTGAACTACTCTTGCATCCGATCTTGGATTCGCTCACCGAGACGCCACACAGCTGGCTTCGAGACCTGCTTTTTGCCTTCAACCGCGGCGATTTGACTGCATATGACGTCCTCGCAGGGAACATCTCTAAGAaccagctcctccaggcgCACCGCTTCTTTCTATACCAGAAGATCTCCCTTTCTGCACTCACGGAGATGGTCTTTCGCCGTCCTCCGCACGATCGCAACTTGACTTTTGCGTCTATCTCCGCGGAGACAAAGGTGAAGCCTGAGGAGATCGAACATCTAGTTATGAAGGCGCTTTCGCTGGGTTTGCTGAAGGGCGCCATTGACCAGGTCGGCCAGATTGCTCAGATCAACTGGGTACAGCCTAAAGTGCTGGATATGAAACAGATCGAGGGTATGCGGAATAGACTGAAGGACTGGGACGCCGGTGTTAACCAGCTGGGTCACTGGATCGAGGGCGTGGGTAAGGATGTATGGGCTGCATAG
- a CDS encoding uroporphyrinogen-III synthase HEM4 (transcript_id=CADANIAT00005006), whose translation MTPLATHPRHILLLKTKSTPHDGYDEFFSAAHTKPTFIPVLSHNFHTQNLSSIKHLFENGSLAPGRDRQYGGLIFTSQRAVEAFGETLSGVEESYLISSSRNLPLYTVGPATARSLTTLRDRYLPHATIHGAETGNGENLAQFMLEHYNALFFQQEGQQAQKKPLLFLVGETRRDIIPKTLMGASVNPERRIGVEEVVVYETGVVEGFEGDFERVLQDCYNDIEDGMIWVVVFSPTGCDAMVRVLRQKEARIAGENGKGARKLFVATIGPTTRDHLVKEYGFEPDVCAAKPSPEGVGAGIEEFMRSLELR comes from the exons ATGACTCCCCTCGCAACCCATCCCCGCCACATTCTCTTGTTAAAAACCAAATCCACCCCGCATGACGGCTACGACGAATTCTTCTCCGCTGCTCACACCAAACCAACCTTCATCCCAGTCCTGAGCCATAATTTCCACACTCAGAACCTCTCCAGCATAAAGCACTTATTCGAGAACGGTAGTCTCGCACCAGGCCGAGACCGACAATATGGCGGGTTGATATTCACCTCTCAGCGCGCGGTCGAGGCGTTTGGGGAGACGCTGAGTGGTGTTGAGG AATCATACTTGATTTCATCTTCGCGAAACCTCCCCCTCTACACCGTCGGCCCCGCAACGGCACGCTCCTTAACGACATTGAGAGACAGATATCTCCCGCACGCAACGATTCACGGCGCGGAGACGGGAAATGGGGAGAATCTTGCGCAGTTCATGCTCGAGCACTATAACGCTTTGTTCTTCCAACAAGAGGGGCAGCAAGCACAGAAGAAGCCGTTACTCTTCCTCGTTGGCGAGACAAGACGCGATATCATTCCAAAAACGCTAATGGGTGCTAGTGTGAATCCAGAGAGGAGGattggtgttgaggaggttgttgtGTATGAGACGGGCGTAGTGGAGGGATTTGAGGGGGATTTCGAACGGGTATTGCAGGATTGTTATAATGATATTGAGGATGGGATGATATGGGTTGTTGTTTTTTCCCCTACAGGGTGTGACGCTATGGTCAGGGTTTTGAGACAGAAAGAGGCGAGGATTGCAGGAGAGAATGGGAAAGGAGCCCGGAAATTGTTCGTGGCGACAATCGGGCCAACGACGAGAGACCATTTGGTGAAAGAATATGGGTTTGAGCCGGATGTGTGTGCGGCGAAGCCTTCGCCTGAAGGGGTGGGGGCAGGGATAGAAGAGTTTATGAGGAGCTTGGAATTGAGATAA